One window of the Shewanella maritima genome contains the following:
- a CDS encoding putative bifunctional diguanylate cyclase/phosphodiesterase, whose protein sequence is MSVLQNKDYHPKIQRVDLNQVEKVNSELVGFFLLDYDIVKNNHGFYAVLDKSQQGVVDAVKLSDILKEVMMFSNIPLLLFIIIGFAVPFYINAQTSRKLNSSLKQVNEQADKLLDIYKIELAPIQLQNPIAKLNQSLVEIHKSVLTSMQQNQISIFQDKLTGLADRHAYLEHLETELADAQKFNRRQALLFIDLDGFKQVNDSFGHSFGDEVLIQVAERLATVVRNHGLSKVSPVTQLELNLSRLGGDEFSIFIQDIIDDKGVVEVATNVLQEIERDFVLGNKTIKIGASIGIAVYPDSASNPNALLQMADVAMYRAKSDGRGIFRVYSPEMGSKIRRYHYLLEELRLAMASQNFHLSFQPIVRVEDCSIDYFECLLRWNHPIEGSISPAEFIPIAEESNLILELGNWILFEACRQMSAWHAAGMNKVRMSINISGVQLKHLPLHSWVMDTLNKVGLPPRALLLEITESCFIDASEDVTNNLQKLRDEGVQIAIDDFGTGFSSLSTLANLPVDVIKIDRLFIDQANINPKYQKILNSISELGKNLDLKIVAEGVELASQFQLVKKLGIHCVQGYLISRPETSHQVGANVISKNLGHLALTGTSVVRPKEL, encoded by the coding sequence ATGAGCGTGTTACAAAACAAAGATTACCATCCTAAAATTCAACGTGTAGATCTCAATCAAGTAGAGAAAGTTAATTCTGAACTGGTAGGATTTTTCCTGCTGGATTATGACATTGTAAAAAACAATCATGGCTTTTATGCAGTGTTGGACAAAAGCCAGCAAGGTGTTGTTGATGCGGTTAAGCTAAGTGATATTTTAAAAGAAGTAATGATGTTTAGTAATATTCCGCTGTTACTGTTTATCATTATTGGCTTTGCTGTGCCGTTTTATATTAATGCGCAAACCTCCCGCAAACTTAACTCCTCACTGAAACAAGTAAACGAGCAAGCTGACAAACTACTCGATATTTACAAAATTGAACTGGCGCCTATCCAGCTACAAAACCCTATCGCCAAGCTGAATCAATCTCTGGTTGAAATCCACAAAAGTGTGCTGACCAGTATGCAGCAAAATCAGATCAGTATTTTTCAAGACAAATTAACCGGCCTTGCCGACCGTCACGCCTATCTTGAGCATTTAGAAACAGAACTTGCTGACGCGCAAAAATTCAACCGTCGCCAAGCATTGCTGTTCATTGACCTCGACGGCTTTAAGCAGGTAAATGACTCTTTCGGTCACTCATTTGGTGATGAAGTATTGATCCAAGTTGCCGAGCGCCTAGCAACTGTAGTGCGCAACCATGGCTTGAGCAAAGTAAGTCCTGTCACTCAACTTGAGCTAAACCTATCACGACTCGGTGGCGATGAATTCTCGATTTTTATCCAAGATATTATTGATGATAAAGGTGTGGTTGAAGTCGCCACCAATGTGCTGCAAGAAATTGAGCGCGACTTTGTGCTAGGAAATAAAACCATCAAAATTGGTGCAAGTATCGGTATTGCGGTATACCCAGATAGCGCGTCAAACCCCAATGCCCTGCTGCAAATGGCAGACGTTGCTATGTACCGAGCCAAATCAGATGGTCGCGGAATTTTCCGAGTATATTCTCCTGAGATGGGCAGTAAAATCCGCCGCTACCACTACTTACTTGAAGAATTGCGCCTAGCAATGGCAAGCCAGAACTTTCACCTGTCTTTTCAACCCATCGTGCGCGTTGAAGATTGCAGCATTGATTATTTTGAATGCCTACTACGCTGGAATCACCCAATTGAAGGCTCCATTTCTCCAGCCGAGTTTATCCCCATTGCCGAGGAGTCTAACCTTATCCTTGAGCTAGGTAACTGGATTTTGTTTGAAGCCTGTCGGCAGATGTCGGCATGGCATGCAGCCGGCATGAACAAGGTACGCATGTCGATCAATATTTCGGGGGTCCAGCTCAAACACTTACCATTACATAGCTGGGTAATGGATACCCTTAATAAAGTCGGCTTGCCACCACGCGCTTTGCTGCTGGAGATCACCGAATCCTGCTTTATTGATGCTTCTGAAGACGTCACCAACAACCTACAAAAACTGCGCGATGAAGGCGTGCAAATCGCTATTGATGATTTTGGTACTGGCTTTAGCTCGCTATCAACACTGGCAAACTTGCCGGTTGATGTGATCAAAATTGACCGTCTGTTCATCGACCAAGCCAACATTAACCCTAAATATCAAAAGATCCTTAATTCTATTAGCGAACTGGGCAAAAACTTAGACCTAAAGATTGTTGCCGAGGGTGTTGAGCTTGCCTCGCAGTTTCAGTTAGTTAAAAAGCTTGGTATTCATTGTGTGCAAGGCTATCTCATCAGCCGCCCAGAAACCTCACATCAGGTTGGTGCTAATGTGATCAGCAAAAACCTTGGTCACCTAGCACTGACTGGGACTAGCGTAGTAAGGCCTAAAGAGCTTTAA
- a CDS encoding DUF2007 domain-containing protein → MENRKVLLTGGNLLQAHTWKGLLETRGIAVELKGEALLGGVGELPVDMQNVELWVEAAHLEAAQSLLENHQVERPQWKCVQCQELNQGNFELCWQCSAPKPKVCN, encoded by the coding sequence ATGGAAAACAGAAAAGTCTTGTTAACAGGCGGGAATCTACTTCAAGCACACACATGGAAAGGCTTGCTTGAAACCCGTGGGATTGCAGTTGAACTCAAAGGTGAGGCGCTACTTGGTGGTGTGGGCGAATTGCCCGTTGATATGCAAAATGTTGAGCTATGGGTCGAGGCCGCTCACTTAGAAGCCGCGCAGTCATTGCTTGAAAATCATCAAGTTGAGCGTCCACAATGGAAATGCGTGCAGTGCCAAGAGCTTAATCAAGGTAATTTTGAGCTGTGCTGGCAATGCAGCGCGCCTAAGCCAAAGGTTTGTAATTAG
- a CDS encoding rhodanese-like domain-containing protein yields MQHSPGFVALVESIRPLVTEVTHDELNAIASVLLIDVREDHEWAQGRLPNAVHLGRGIIERDIERLYPDTEQTIVLYCGGGHRSVMAAHHLNKMGYSQVKSLVGGYKGAVAAGLNVVTE; encoded by the coding sequence ATGCAGCACTCTCCAGGTTTTGTCGCACTTGTAGAATCAATTCGCCCCCTAGTTACTGAAGTGACGCATGATGAACTCAATGCTATCGCTTCAGTATTATTAATTGATGTACGAGAAGATCATGAGTGGGCACAAGGGCGCTTACCAAATGCTGTGCATCTTGGCCGCGGTATTATTGAACGAGATATTGAGCGCTTGTATCCAGATACCGAGCAAACAATTGTCCTTTATTGTGGTGGTGGTCACCGCTCGGTGATGGCGGCTCATCATTTAAACAAGATGGGCTATAGCCAGGTTAAATCGCTTGTTGGCGGTTATAAAGGCGCTGTAGCCGCAGGCTTAAATGTGGTAACGGAGTAA
- a CDS encoding precorrin-2 dehydrogenase/sirohydrochlorin ferrochelatase family protein, with translation MQYFPLFVDTSKLKVLVVGAGDVASRKIDLLARSQVSILVIAPDVSNEIRQYHRQGRIELIEREVLEADINDVDLVYLATANNALNCQLSIIAAQRKIWANVVDNPEYCQFITPSIVDRGKLTVAISTSGAAPVFARTIRAKLEAMLPRSLAPLFDFVASKRQQVQLALPEGKSRRLFWERFFKLNQERFDEQTPYHFDAAFDDLSAAGELLLVDIDAPADLLPMAAMPLLQRIDIVCCDSVIPGGLNELFRRDAERSELLLKSDISARLASGERLLIIADVQVIKELVAHFPEAKHIRPGLI, from the coding sequence ATGCAGTATTTCCCACTGTTTGTTGATACTAGCAAGCTTAAGGTGCTGGTGGTTGGTGCGGGTGATGTGGCCAGTCGCAAGATAGATTTATTGGCTCGTTCACAAGTCAGTATTTTAGTGATTGCGCCTGATGTTAGTAACGAGATACGTCAATATCATCGCCAAGGAAGAATTGAGCTTATAGAGCGCGAGGTGCTTGAGGCTGACATTAACGATGTAGATTTAGTTTATCTTGCTACCGCAAATAATGCCCTGAACTGCCAGCTATCTATAATCGCTGCTCAGCGCAAAATCTGGGCGAATGTGGTTGATAATCCTGAATATTGCCAGTTTATTACGCCATCAATCGTCGATAGAGGGAAGCTCACGGTTGCGATTAGCACGTCAGGCGCTGCGCCAGTATTTGCCCGCACCATACGCGCTAAACTAGAAGCCATGTTGCCGCGCTCGCTGGCACCTTTATTTGATTTTGTTGCCAGTAAGCGCCAACAGGTGCAACTGGCGTTACCTGAAGGCAAGTCGCGGCGTTTGTTTTGGGAACGGTTCTTTAAACTCAATCAAGAGCGCTTTGATGAGCAAACTCCTTACCATTTTGACGCCGCGTTTGATGATTTAAGCGCGGCAGGCGAATTGTTGCTAGTTGATATCGATGCCCCTGCAGATCTACTACCGATGGCGGCAATGCCATTATTGCAGCGTATTGATATCGTTTGCTGCGATAGCGTCATTCCAGGAGGGCTTAATGAGTTGTTTCGCCGGGATGCTGAGCGCAGCGAATTATTGCTCAAAAGTGATATTAGCGCGCGATTAGCTTCAGGTGAGCGTTTGTTAATTATTGCCGATGTGCAAGTCATTAAAGAGTTAGTTGCTCACTTCCCAGAAGCTAAGCATATACGTCCAGGCCTGATTTAG